CGACCGGGGAACCGCCTCGGCGATGTTTCGGCGGCCGTGCAGGAGGTGGCGGAGGCCGAAGGGTTCTCGGTGGTTCGCGACTTCGTCGGGCACGGGATCGGACGGTCGTTGCACGAGGACCCGCAGATCCCGAATTTCGGAAGGCGGGGGGTCGGCCCGAAACTGATGCCGGGAATGATCCTGGCCATTGAACCGATGGTGAACGCCGGGGGATGGGCCGTGGAGGTCCTTGCGGACGGGTGGACGGTCGTTACGCGCGACCGAAGCCGATCAGCCCACTTCGAACACACGGTAGCCGTCACGGAGGATGGGCATAAAATATTAAGTCTTCCTTGAAAGTAATTGTAATATACAGGTGGATATCAACAGGAATATGGCGAAAGAAGAAGCGATAGAAATCGAGGGAACGGTGATCGAACCGTTGCCGAATGCCATGTTCCGGGTGGAGCTCGACAACAAGATGAGGGTGCTCGCGCACATCTCCGGCAAGATGCGGATGCACTTCATTAAGATCCTGCCGGGGGATCGGGTCACCGTACAGTTGACGCCGTACGACCTGACCCGGGGACGGATCACCTACCGATCGAAGTGAAGAGGGGACGATAATGAAAGTCAGGCCGTCGGTGAGAAAAATTTGCGTCAAGTGCAAGGTCATCCGTCGAAAAGGCGTTGTCCGGGTGATCTGCGAGAACCCGAAGCACAAGCAGCGCCAGGGATAGGCGCTGGAATAGAACGCCCCAAGGAGGATTCAGTTGGCGCGAATAGCGGGAGTGGACATTCCAAAGACGAAGAAGATCGGGACGGCCCTTACGTACATCTACGGAATCGGACCGATCTCCGCGGCGAAGATCCTCGAGGAGGCGCACGTCTCGCCGGATTTGAGGACGAGTACGCTGGGCGAGGACCAGATCGCCAGGATCCGGGACGTGATCGACGCCAATTATCGTGTCGAGGGGGACCTGCGCAAGGAAATATCGATGAACATCAAGCGGCTGATGGACCTCGGGGCATACCGGGGCCTTCGGCACCGCAAAGGGCTGCCGGCACGGGGTCAGCGTACCCATACGAACGCCCGGACCCGGAAGGGGCCGCGCAAGGGAGCCGTCGCAAAGAAGAAGGAAGCCACCAAGAAATAAGGACGGCTGAACCAGCCGGCGATAACCCCCGCCGCGGGGCGGGTGCGGAGGAACGATGGCAACGCCGAAAAAGAAAGGGAAGAAGAAGGTCCGCCGGAACGTGCCGGTCGGGATCGCCCACATCCAGGCGACCTTCAACAACACGATCATCACGATCACCGATCCGGACGGGAACACCCTTGCGTGGGCGAGCGCGGGCGCAAAGGGATTCAAGGGGTCCAGGAAAAGCACCCCGTTCGCGGCTACGGTGGCCGCCGAGGAAGTCGCGAAAAAGGCGATGGAAAACGGCGTGAACACCGTGACCGTCCAGATCAAGGGACCCGGATCCGGCCGCGAGGCCGCGCTTCGGTCACTCCAGGCCTCCGGCCTGAAGGTGAACTTCATCCGGGACGTGACGCCGATTCCGCACAACGGATGCCGGCCGCCGAAGCGCCGTCGCGTCTGACCACCGCAACACAAAGGGACAAGGAGGGCATTTTCTTTGGCAAGGTATCGTGAGGCCGTCTGCAGGCTCTGTCGTCGGGAAGGGGTAGAGCTCTACCTGAAGGGAGATCGCTGCTTCACCGACAAGTGCGCCATCAAGAGGAGAGGGTATCCGCCGGGCCAGCACGGCCAGCGGCGCCAGAAGCATAGCGACTACGGTGTCCAACTGCGCGAGAAGCAGAAGGCGAAGCGGATCTACGGCCTGCTGGAGCGACAGTTCCGGAACTACTTCGAGAAGGCGGAAATGATCAAGGGGAAGACCGGCGAGAACCTGCTGATCCTCCTCGAGCGCCGTCTCGACAGCGTCGCCTACAAGCTGGGGTTTGCCCCGACCCGGCGGGAAAGCCGTCAGATCGTCCGGCACGGGCACTTCCTCGTGAACGGGAAGAAGGTGAACATTCCGTCCTTCCTCGTTCGTTCGGGGGACGTCCTCGAGCTGCGCGAGAAGAGCCGGAAAATTCCGAACGTGAACGAGTCGCTCGACGCCGTGGTCCGAAAGGGGATCCCGGCATGGCTCGAGCTCGAACGCGACAGTTTCCGAGGGAAGATCAAGACCCTGCCGTCCCGGGCGGACATCCAGGAGCCGATCCAGGAACAGCTGATCGTCGAGCTCTACTCGAAGTAAGCCTCATTGGGGCCAGGAGAAGGGGGACGCATGTTTCAGAGAAACTGGAAACAGCTGATCAAGCCGCGCCGCATCGAGGTCCAGACCGACACGGCGACGTTCAATTACGGGAAATTCGTGGCCGAACCCCTCGAGCGGGGCTTCGGAACAACCTTGGGAAACGCGCTTCGCAGGATCCTTCTGTCCTCCTTGCAGGGCGGCGCCATCACCTCCGTCCGCATCGAGGGGGTGCAGCACGAGTTCTCCACGATGACGGGGGTCGTCGAGGACGTCACCGACGTCGTCCTCAACCTCAAGGAGGTCCGCCTCCGGATGCATTCGCCGGAGCAGCGCACGCTGGTCCTTGAGGCGAAGGGGCCGCGCCGTGTGAAGGCTTCCGATATCTCCCCGGATCCGATGGTGGAGATCCTCAACCGGGACCACCACATCGCGGAGCTCTCCGCGAACGCAAAGCTGCGGATGGAGATGACCGTCCGGATGGGGAAGAGCTACGTGTCGGCCGAGCGGAACCTCGAGGAGAACGCCCCGATCGGAACGATTCCCATCGACGCCATCTTCTCCCCGATCCGGAAGGTCAATTTCTCGGTTACCAACGCCCGGGTCGGGCAACAGACCGACTACGACCGCCTTACGCTCGAAGTATGGACCGACGGCTCCCTCCTACCCGCCGACGCGGTCGCCTACGCGGCGAAGATCATGAAGGACCAGTTGACCGTCTTCATCAATTTCGACGACGAGGCGGAGATCCCCGACGAGCCGGTGCGGATCGAGGAAGGGGGGGCGAACGAGAATCTCTACAAGCCGGTGGAAGAGCTGGAGCTCTCGGTTCGCGCCTACAACTGCCTGAAGAATGCCGATATCAAATATATCGGGGAGCTCGTCCAGAAAAGCGAGCAGGAAATGCTGAAGACAAAGAACTTCGGGAAGAAGAGCCTCAACGAGATCAAGGATGTCCTGGTCGGGATGGGGTTCTCCCTCGGAATGAAGATCGACCAGTTCACTCCGGAAATGATCAGCCCGCCGCGGAAAGAGGATTGACCAACCTATAGCCTCCTAAGAGACGAGGATTTCTCATGCGCCATGGAATGGACCACAGGAAACTGGGAAGGAAACCCGCGCACCGCAAGGCGCTGCTGCGGAATTTGATGAACGCGCTCGTTCACGCCGAGCGGATCGAGACTACCGTTGCGAAAGCCAAGGAATTGCGGCCGCTTGCGGACCGTTTGATCACCCTCGGGAAGGCCGCGACGCTCCATTCCCGACGACGCGTCTTTTCGCTCCTGACCGACAAGGAGGCTACCGACAAGCTGTTCGCGACGCTGGCGGGCCGTTTCGTGGGGCGCCAGGGGGGATACACACGGATCCTCCGGACGGGCTTCCGGGTCGGGGACGGCGCAGAGATGGCGATCATCGAGTACCTTCCGGCGCATGAGAAGAAGGCCGGCGGAAAGGGAAAGGAAAAAACGGCCGCGAAGAAGGCGCCCGCGAAGGACGCGGGAAAGAAGAAGGAGGCGAAGAAGCCGCCGCGGCCGGCGGCGAGGAAGGTGAAGCAGGCCTCTCCGAAGGAGACGAAACCTCGCGCCTCGCGGGCGCAGACGCAGAAGACGCCGGAGGGCGGGCAAGGGTAGTAGCGCACCGGCTCGACGGGACACGAAACCTTTCCGAACAGAGAATCAAATGTGCAATCGGACGAAAACGGCCCTTCGGGGCCGTTTTCGTTGACGCGAGCGATGGGACGAGAGGGAAGTATGAGAAAATGAAAATTATGTCTCCTCATTCCGTCCATCCCGTTTGCCAGGTGCGGGTCCGATGAACGCCGCAAGGAGCTCCCCTTCGAAGTTGGGCGCCGTGATCCTGGTGGGGAACCCCAACGTCGGGAAGAGCGTCGTTTTCGGCGCCCTTACCGGGCGGTACGTGAACGTGTCGAACTATCCCGGCACGACGGTGGAGGTCACCCGTGGAGAGGCGCGTGACCGTGGAAACACGCTCGAGGTGATCGACACCCCCGGGGTGTACTCACTCCTTCCCATGTCCGAGGACGAGCGGGTCACGCGGGACATCCTGATGCGGGAACCCGGGGCGCGGGTGCTGCAGGTGTGCGACGCCAAGAACATGCGCCGTTCCCTGATGATCACCGCGCAGCTTGCCGAGATGGCGCTTCCGCTCGTGCTCGCCGTCAACATGACGGACGAAGCGCGGGAGCGGGGAGTGATGCCACGGCTGGAGACCCTGGAAGAGCGGCTCGGGGTCCCGGCGATCCCCACTGTGGCGGTGCGGAAAAAGGGGACGGACCGACTCCTCCCCCTTCTCGAACACCCGTCCCCGTCCTCGGTGAGGATCGACTACGGAAACGGGATCGAAACGGCCGTCCTCCGGATGGAAGGGCTCCTGCCGTCGCGAACGCCGATCGGGAAGAGATCGCTCGCGATCATGCTGCTGTGCGGCGACGACTCCCTCGCTCCCTGGCTGTCGGAGAACGTCTCCGCCGCCCGAATCCGGGAGATGAACGACGTGCGGAACCGGCTCATCGAGGAGTCGGGAGAGGAGATCGCCTCGCGCGTGAATCGGGCGCGCCTGTACTGGATCGATCGGCTGATCCTCGAGCTCGGGGTCGAGTCGTCGGTTCCTTCCTCGAGAAAGATCGCACAGGCGTTCGGCCGGTACGCCATGGACCCCGTATACGGGTTCCCCATCCTTCTGGGCGTCCTGGGCCTCGCCTACGAATTCGTCGGGGTGTTCGGAGCGGGATTCCTCGTCGACCTCCTGCAGAAGTCGTTCTTCGAAGGCTGGGTCATCCCGTCCATCGCCGCGGTTCTCGACCGGTTCGTCCCCTGGGCTTTCTTGCGCGATTTCCTCGTGGGGCCGTACGGGATGATCTCCATGGCCCTTTCCTACGCCGTCGCGATCGTCCTCCCGATCGTCGGCACCTTTTTCCTCGGGTTCGGGATCCTCGAGGACTCCGGGTACCTGCCGCGGCTCGCGGTGATGGTGGACCGCCTCTTCAAGAAGATCGGCTGCAACGGCAAGGCGGTGCTTCCGATGATCCTCGGTCTGGGGTGCGACACGATGGCGACCTTGACCACCCGGATCCTCGAGACGCGAAAGGAACGGATCATCGTCACCCTGCTGCTGGCGCTGGGGGTCCCGTGCTCGGCGCAGCTGGGGGTGATCCTCGGCATGCTGTCGGACGTCGGGCCGGTCGCCACGATCACCTG
This portion of the Deltaproteobacteria bacterium CG2_30_66_27 genome encodes:
- a CDS encoding 30S ribosomal protein S4: MARYREAVCRLCRREGVELYLKGDRCFTDKCAIKRRGYPPGQHGQRRQKHSDYGVQLREKQKAKRIYGLLERQFRNYFEKAEMIKGKTGENLLILLERRLDSVAYKLGFAPTRRESRQIVRHGHFLVNGKKVNIPSFLVRSGDVLELREKSRKIPNVNESLDAVVRKGIPAWLELERDSFRGKIKTLPSRADIQEPIQEQLIVELYSK
- a CDS encoding 30S ribosomal protein S13 translates to MARIAGVDIPKTKKIGTALTYIYGIGPISAAKILEEAHVSPDLRTSTLGEDQIARIRDVIDANYRVEGDLRKEISMNIKRLMDLGAYRGLRHRKGLPARGQRTHTNARTRKGPRKGAVAKKKEATKK
- a CDS encoding translation initiation factor IF-1 encodes the protein MAKEEAIEIEGTVIEPLPNAMFRVELDNKMRVLAHISGKMRMHFIKILPGDRVTVQLTPYDLTRGRITYRSK
- a CDS encoding 50S ribosomal protein L17, which translates into the protein MRHGMDHRKLGRKPAHRKALLRNLMNALVHAERIETTVAKAKELRPLADRLITLGKAATLHSRRRVFSLLTDKEATDKLFATLAGRFVGRQGGYTRILRTGFRVGDGAEMAIIEYLPAHEKKAGGKGKEKTAAKKAPAKDAGKKKEAKKPPRPAARKVKQASPKETKPRASRAQTQKTPEGGQG
- a CDS encoding ferrous iron transport protein B, which produces MNAARSSPSKLGAVILVGNPNVGKSVVFGALTGRYVNVSNYPGTTVEVTRGEARDRGNTLEVIDTPGVYSLLPMSEDERVTRDILMREPGARVLQVCDAKNMRRSLMITAQLAEMALPLVLAVNMTDEARERGVMPRLETLEERLGVPAIPTVAVRKKGTDRLLPLLEHPSPSSVRIDYGNGIETAVLRMEGLLPSRTPIGKRSLAIMLLCGDDSLAPWLSENVSAARIREMNDVRNRLIEESGEEIASRVNRARLYWIDRLILELGVESSVPSSRKIAQAFGRYAMDPVYGFPILLGVLGLAYEFVGVFGAGFLVDLLQKSFFEGWVIPSIAAVLDRFVPWAFLRDFLVGPYGMISMALSYAVAIVLPIVGTFFLGFGILEDSGYLPRLAVMVDRLFKKIGCNGKAVLPMILGLGCDTMATLTTRILETRKERIIVTLLLALGVPCSAQLGVILGMLSDVGPVATITWVALMAGVILAVGFLASKVIPGESSDFILEIPPIRWPQVGNLAIKTMARIEWYLREAVPLFLVGTFVLFTFDRLGWLLRIQVAAEPLIVHLLDLPPKATEAFLIGFLRRDYGAAGLYSMGKAGMLSHLQVVVALVTMTLFMPCLANLLVIVKEHGVKVAIGMSLFIFPFAVLVGAAVNFFSRWAGITF
- a CDS encoding 30S ribosomal protein S11; its protein translation is MATPKKKGKKKVRRNVPVGIAHIQATFNNTIITITDPDGNTLAWASAGAKGFKGSRKSTPFAATVAAEEVAKKAMENGVNTVTVQIKGPGSGREAALRSLQASGLKVNFIRDVTPIPHNGCRPPKRRRV
- a CDS encoding DNA-directed RNA polymerase subunit alpha yields the protein MFQRNWKQLIKPRRIEVQTDTATFNYGKFVAEPLERGFGTTLGNALRRILLSSLQGGAITSVRIEGVQHEFSTMTGVVEDVTDVVLNLKEVRLRMHSPEQRTLVLEAKGPRRVKASDISPDPMVEILNRDHHIAELSANAKLRMEMTVRMGKSYVSAERNLEENAPIGTIPIDAIFSPIRKVNFSVTNARVGQQTDYDRLTLEVWTDGSLLPADAVAYAAKIMKDQLTVFINFDDEAEIPDEPVRIEEGGANENLYKPVEELELSVRAYNCLKNADIKYIGELVQKSEQEMLKTKNFGKKSLNEIKDVLVGMGFSLGMKIDQFTPEMISPPRKED
- a CDS encoding 50S ribosomal protein L36; protein product: MKVRPSVRKICVKCKVIRRKGVVRVICENPKHKQRQG